In Elaeis guineensis isolate ETL-2024a chromosome 1, EG11, whole genome shotgun sequence, a genomic segment contains:
- the LOC105038729 gene encoding uncharacterized protein produces MKREGWQHGMVRSPSILPPPCNPRHNDKMFDGSDMPPTARFYTKVSSKPTNHSKFTGKCRRARCQECHSHPISKSRSKAKGTYKLKGCDVALNHKLVSWRIVADQENMLDLRGASASEILSHLSANCWFQGYEDDDRNIEDDVEFGYEDSYEEPVGLMIKEEEEEEEEARPSSSSDDEDGGDMGFYVVGLVWEYLDEEDWLVVGEN; encoded by the coding sequence ATGAAGAGAGAAGGATGGCAGCATGGAATGGTTAGGAGCCCAAGCATCTTGCCACCACCATGCAATCCAAGGCACAATGACAAGATGTTCGATGGCTCCGACATGCCTCCGACCGCCAGATTTTACACCAAGGTGTCATCCAAGCCCACCAACCACTCCAAATTCACCGGCAAGTGTCGACGGGCTAGGTGTCAAGAGTGCCACTCCCACCCCATATCCAAGTCTAGGAGCAAGGCCAAAGGTACATATAAGCTCAAGGGCTGTGATGTTGCTTTGAACCACAAGTTGGTATCATGGCGCATCGTCGCCGACCAGGAAAACATGTTGGATCTCAGAGGGGCATCGGCGAGCGAGATCTTGAGTCATTTGTCTGCCAATTGCTGGTTTCAAGGATATGAAGATGATGATCGCAATATAGAAGATGATGTAGAATTTGGCTATGAAGATTCTTATGAAGAGCCTGTTGGTTTgatgatcaaagaagaagaagaagaggaggaggaagctAGGCCGAGCAGTTCGAGCGATGACGAAGATGGTGGTGACATGGGGTTCTATGTGGTTGGACTTGTATGGGAGTATTTGGATGAAGAAGATTGGCTTGTGGTAGGGGAGAATTGA